In Streptococcus uberis, a single window of DNA contains:
- the lacD gene encoding tagatose-bisphosphate aldolase: MVLTEQKRRYMEKLSDENGIISALAFDQRGALKRLMAQHQTDEPTVAQMEELKVLVSEELTPFASSMLLDPEYGLPATKVLHKDAGLLLAYEKTGYDTTSTKRLPDCLVDWSVKRLKEEGADAIKFLLYYDVDSDEATNRQKQVYIERIGSECTAEDIPFYLEILAYDEKIADSSSAEYAKVKPRKVIEAMKVFSDDRFGIDVLKVEVPVNMNFVEGFGQAEVVYTKEEAASYFKQQDEATHLPYIYLSAGVSAKLFQDTLVFAKESGANFNGVLCGRATWAGSVKDYIEQGEGAAREWLRTTGFQNIDELNKVLKETATPWTKRI, translated from the coding sequence ATGGTATTAACAGAACAAAAACGTCGTTATATGGAAAAATTAAGTGATGAAAATGGTATTATTTCAGCATTAGCATTTGACCAACGTGGTGCTCTAAAACGTTTGATGGCACAACATCAAACTGATGAACCAACAGTTGCTCAAATGGAAGAGCTTAAAGTATTGGTTTCTGAAGAATTGACGCCATTTGCTTCATCTATGCTTTTGGATCCTGAATACGGTTTGCCTGCCACTAAGGTACTTCATAAAGACGCAGGGTTGCTTCTCGCTTATGAAAAAACAGGCTATGACACCACTAGCACGAAACGCTTACCAGATTGCTTAGTTGATTGGTCTGTAAAGCGTTTGAAAGAAGAAGGGGCAGATGCCATTAAATTCTTGCTCTACTATGATGTCGATAGTGATGAAGCGACAAATCGTCAGAAACAAGTTTATATTGAACGTATCGGTTCAGAATGTACAGCTGAAGATATTCCGTTTTATCTCGAAATTCTGGCATATGATGAGAAAATCGCTGATTCTTCAAGTGCAGAATATGCCAAAGTTAAACCACGCAAGGTTATTGAAGCAATGAAAGTCTTTTCTGATGACCGTTTTGGTATTGATGTCTTGAAGGTAGAAGTTCCAGTCAATATGAATTTCGTAGAAGGCTTCGGTCAAGCTGAAGTGGTCTATACTAAGGAAGAAGCTGCTTCTTATTTCAAACAACAGGATGAAGCGACTCACCTTCCATATATCTACCTGAGCGCAGGCGTATCAGCTAAGCTTTTCCAAGACACTTTGGTTTTTGCTAAAGAATCTGGTGCAAACTTTAACGGTGTCCTTTGTGGGCGTGCAACTTGGGCCGGCAGTGTCAAAGACTATATTGAACAAGGTGAAGGAGCTGCTCGTGAGTGGTTACGTACTACCGGATTCCAAAATATTGATGAATTGAACAAGGTCTTGAAAGAAACAGCAACACCTTGGACAAAACGCATTTAA